A genomic region of Methylobacterium durans contains the following coding sequences:
- a CDS encoding LysM peptidoglycan-binding domain-containing protein, which translates to MTAELRRSLGLAGIGLLGGFLLVVGLFGAGEFMKRATEPARAPQTDARPPVAALETPAGRGTASEPDAASEASGKARAGSAGAAPDAKPLANLSPDAMPGIAPEAKGEPRKPAAAGPESGPSFDLIRVEPDGEAVVAGRGLPNTSVEMLVNGKIVARALADPNGQFAIVPPALPPGNSEIVLRSTGSEGRETRSKQSVAVVVAPTRDTKPLVALTSPDQPTVVLSQPEAKNEVAEARPGAERAPAGAPRGDPRAAEARAKTEAQGANPVKIVSVDAQENGRLFITSRATPGSTVRLYLNDTLVAPGSVGHDGTVTFTIGRGVRPGDYKIRIDQVDTVTGKVRARSEVAFNYPVPARVASREPEAAGLPAPASRPAAEPPGPTAAAEPKPPSATASGPHTPAPPGPRERPHAQAGPQADAGPQAHARADATPRAEAAPGAAAPEDRAAVATAPAQGGVQMSAQVETPAARSEGTPGVFVAEISTARITRGDSLWQISRRTYGKGDRYTVIYDANQQQIRDPDLIYPGQIFVLPTDDGTAQRQKKRG; encoded by the coding sequence ATGACGGCGGAGTTGCGGCGGAGTCTCGGTCTCGCGGGCATCGGCCTGCTGGGCGGGTTCCTGCTCGTGGTCGGCCTGTTCGGAGCCGGCGAGTTCATGAAGCGGGCGACAGAGCCGGCACGCGCGCCGCAAACGGACGCGCGCCCGCCGGTCGCCGCGCTGGAGACGCCCGCGGGCCGCGGCACCGCCAGCGAGCCCGATGCGGCCTCCGAGGCCTCAGGCAAGGCTCGGGCCGGTTCCGCTGGCGCGGCACCGGACGCGAAGCCTCTCGCGAACCTCTCGCCCGATGCGATGCCGGGCATCGCGCCCGAGGCGAAGGGGGAGCCGCGCAAGCCCGCGGCCGCCGGCCCGGAGAGCGGCCCGAGCTTCGACCTGATCCGCGTGGAGCCGGACGGCGAGGCCGTGGTCGCTGGGCGCGGGTTGCCGAACACCTCGGTCGAGATGCTCGTCAACGGCAAGATCGTGGCCCGGGCCCTCGCCGATCCCAACGGGCAGTTCGCCATCGTGCCGCCCGCGCTCCCGCCGGGCAACAGCGAGATCGTCCTGCGCTCGACCGGGTCGGAGGGTCGCGAGACGCGCTCGAAGCAGAGCGTGGCCGTCGTGGTGGCGCCGACGCGCGACACCAAGCCCCTCGTCGCCCTGACCTCGCCCGATCAGCCGACCGTCGTGCTCTCGCAGCCCGAGGCCAAGAACGAGGTGGCGGAAGCCCGGCCCGGAGCAGAGCGCGCGCCTGCCGGCGCGCCGCGCGGTGATCCCCGCGCCGCCGAAGCGAGGGCGAAGACAGAGGCGCAGGGCGCCAACCCGGTCAAGATCGTCAGCGTCGACGCGCAGGAGAACGGGCGGCTGTTCATCACGAGCCGGGCGACGCCGGGCTCGACCGTGCGCCTCTACCTCAACGACACGCTGGTCGCACCGGGCAGTGTCGGCCACGACGGGACCGTGACCTTCACGATCGGCCGCGGCGTGCGCCCGGGCGATTACAAGATCCGCATCGATCAGGTCGATACCGTCACCGGCAAGGTCCGGGCACGCTCCGAGGTCGCCTTCAACTACCCGGTTCCCGCCCGGGTCGCGAGCCGGGAGCCCGAGGCTGCGGGCCTGCCCGCACCGGCCTCGCGGCCCGCCGCCGAGCCGCCCGGCCCGACGGCCGCCGCGGAGCCGAAGCCGCCTTCCGCCACGGCGAGCGGCCCCCACACGCCCGCTCCGCCCGGCCCGCGGGAGAGGCCACACGCACAGGCAGGGCCGCAGGCGGATGCGGGGCCGCAGGCGCATGCACGGGCGGACGCGACGCCGCGGGCCGAGGCGGCGCCGGGTGCGGCCGCGCCCGAGGACCGGGCCGCCGTCGCCACCGCCCCGGCGCAGGGGGGCGTGCAGATGTCCGCGCAGGTCGAGACGCCGGCGGCGCGGTCCGAGGGGACGCCGGGCGTGTTCGTCGCCGAGATCAGCACCGCCCGGATCACCCGCGGCGACAGCCTTTGGCAGATCAGCCGTCGCACCTACGGCAAGGGCGACCGCTACACGGTGATCTACGACGCCAACCAGCAGCAGATCCGCGATCCCGACCTGATCTACCCAGGACAGATCTTCGTCCTGCCGACCGACGACGGCACGGCGCAGCGGCAGAAGAAGCGCGGCTGA
- a CDS encoding TIGR00730 family Rossman fold protein — translation MAPVKTVCVYCGSGFGENPAFRQAAETLGRSLAAAGIGLVYGGGNVGLMGTVARAVLDGGGHVTGIIPDFLKSRERMLDDIQETVVVGDMHTRKRMMFDRSDAFVALPGGIGTLEELVEQLTWAQLGQHAKPILLVSIAEFWRPLLTLFDHMRGHGFIREGLDLNYLVAKDAADVVPMLRREAARREPAPEAEEFIKERF, via the coding sequence ATGGCGCCGGTGAAGACGGTCTGCGTGTATTGCGGCTCGGGATTCGGCGAGAATCCGGCATTTCGGCAGGCCGCCGAGACGCTCGGCCGCTCGCTGGCCGCGGCCGGAATCGGCCTCGTCTACGGTGGCGGCAATGTCGGCCTGATGGGCACGGTCGCCCGCGCCGTCCTCGACGGCGGCGGCCATGTCACCGGCATCATCCCGGACTTCCTGAAGTCGCGCGAGCGCATGCTCGACGACATCCAGGAGACAGTCGTGGTCGGCGACATGCACACCCGCAAGCGCATGATGTTCGACCGCTCGGACGCCTTCGTGGCGCTGCCCGGTGGCATCGGCACGCTGGAGGAACTCGTCGAGCAGCTGACCTGGGCGCAGCTCGGCCAGCACGCCAAGCCGATCCTGCTCGTCTCGATCGCCGAATTCTGGCGCCCGCTCCTGACGCTGTTCGACCACATGCGCGGCCACGGCTTCATCCGCGAGGGCCTCGACCTGAACTACCTCGTGGCGAAGGACGCGGCCGATGTCGTGCCGATGCTGCGCCGGGAAGCCGCCCGCCGCGAGCCGGCACCGGAGGCCGAGGAGTTCATCAAGGAGCGGTTCTGA
- the cysS gene encoding cysteine--tRNA ligase, whose protein sequence is MASMLRLYNTLTREKAVFVPIDPAHVRMYACGPTVYDAAHIGNARPIIVFDLLFRLLRHLYGAAQVTYARNVTDVDDKINARALERGVTIRELTDGTLAAFHKDIRALGVLMPEDVNRPGERPSFIEPRATDHIVEMVNLIEGLVAAGHAYVAEDHVLFDVPSMPDYGALSKRPLDEMEAGARVEVAPYKRSPLDFVLWKPSKAGEPSWPSPSGIAAPGRPGWHIECSAMSWKHLGTTFDIHAGGIDLIFPHHENEVAQSRCCFGTDVMANVWLHNGFLQVEGEKMSKSLGNFVTLREVLNDWPGEVVRLAMLKTHYRQPIDWTLRGLEDAARMLERWYGLVGDAQAVAVPPDAVLEPLLDDLNTAAALAEIHRLDDPATLKAGANLLGFLAQTRSEREAASVRASGVDVSAVESLIEARRAARAARNWPESDRVRDALAAMGVTVKDNKDGTTTWSVVP, encoded by the coding sequence ATGGCCTCGATGTTGCGGCTCTACAACACGCTGACCCGCGAGAAGGCGGTCTTCGTGCCGATCGATCCCGCCCATGTGCGCATGTACGCCTGCGGGCCCACGGTCTACGACGCGGCCCATATCGGCAACGCGCGCCCGATCATCGTCTTCGACCTGCTGTTCCGGCTGCTGCGCCATCTCTACGGCGCTGCGCAGGTGACCTACGCCCGCAACGTTACGGACGTGGACGACAAGATCAACGCGCGGGCCCTGGAGCGGGGCGTCACGATCCGCGAATTGACGGACGGCACCCTCGCCGCCTTTCACAAGGACATCCGCGCCCTCGGCGTCCTGATGCCGGAGGATGTGAACCGGCCGGGAGAGCGCCCCAGCTTCATCGAGCCGCGCGCCACCGACCACATCGTCGAGATGGTGAACCTGATCGAGGGTCTGGTCGCGGCCGGTCACGCCTACGTGGCGGAGGATCACGTCCTGTTCGACGTGCCCTCGATGCCCGATTACGGCGCGCTCTCGAAGCGTCCTCTCGACGAGATGGAGGCCGGCGCCCGTGTCGAGGTCGCGCCCTACAAGCGCTCGCCCCTCGATTTCGTGCTCTGGAAGCCCTCCAAGGCGGGCGAGCCCTCCTGGCCGTCACCCTCGGGGATCGCGGCGCCAGGCCGGCCGGGCTGGCACATCGAGTGCTCGGCGATGTCCTGGAAGCATCTCGGGACCACCTTCGACATCCATGCCGGCGGGATCGACCTGATCTTCCCCCACCACGAGAACGAGGTCGCGCAGTCGCGCTGCTGCTTCGGCACCGACGTGATGGCCAATGTCTGGCTGCACAACGGCTTCCTGCAGGTCGAGGGCGAGAAGATGTCGAAGTCGCTCGGCAACTTCGTGACGCTCCGCGAGGTGCTGAACGACTGGCCCGGCGAGGTGGTGCGACTCGCGATGCTCAAGACGCATTATCGTCAGCCGATCGACTGGACGCTGCGGGGCCTCGAAGACGCCGCCCGGATGCTGGAGCGCTGGTACGGCCTGGTCGGCGATGCCCAGGCCGTCGCCGTGCCGCCCGATGCGGTCCTCGAGCCTCTGCTCGACGATCTGAACACCGCCGCGGCCCTGGCCGAGATCCACCGCCTCGACGATCCGGCCACGCTGAAGGCCGGCGCCAACCTGCTCGGCTTCCTGGCGCAGACCCGCTCGGAGCGCGAGGCGGCGAGCGTGCGTGCCTCCGGCGTCGACGTCTCGGCCGTGGAGAGCCTGATCGAGGCCCGCCGCGCCGCCCGCGCCGCCCGGAACTGGCCGGAATCGGACCGCGTCCGGGATGCGCTCGCCGCAATGGGCGTGACCGTGAAGGACAACAAGGACGGGACGACGACCTGGAGCGTCGTACCGTGA
- a CDS encoding CreA family protein — translation MWLRSLTGAVGAGLVALASLSAPAMAADDPDRIFDKSTVWRPLTPNDKLVVYGIDDPIVGGVACHYTQPEKGGIKGTLGLAEDVSDISLACRQVGPVQFKDKFKQGEVVFSERRSLIFKSMQIVRGCDAKRNTLIYMVYSDKVIQGSPKNSTSTVPLMPWGTEPPPKCADFLK, via the coding sequence ATGTGGCTTCGGAGTCTCACAGGCGCGGTCGGCGCGGGCCTCGTCGCGCTCGCTAGCCTCTCTGCGCCGGCGATGGCGGCCGACGATCCCGACCGGATCTTCGACAAGTCGACTGTGTGGCGGCCGCTGACGCCGAACGACAAGCTCGTCGTCTACGGCATCGACGACCCGATCGTCGGCGGCGTCGCCTGCCACTACACGCAGCCCGAGAAGGGCGGCATCAAGGGCACGCTCGGCCTCGCCGAGGACGTCTCGGACATCTCGCTGGCCTGCCGGCAGGTCGGCCCGGTCCAGTTCAAGGACAAGTTCAAGCAGGGCGAGGTGGTGTTCAGCGAGCGGCGCTCGCTGATCTTCAAGTCGATGCAGATCGTGCGCGGATGCGACGCCAAGCGCAACACGCTGATCTACATGGTCTACTCGGACAAGGTCATCCAGGGATCGCCGAAGAACTCGACCTCGACGGTCCCGCTGATGCCCTGGGGGACGGAGCCGCCGCCGAAATGCGCCGACTTCCTGAAGTGA
- a CDS encoding DUF2865 domain-containing protein translates to MPLIRSQIRQLARTLAASVLAALLAPLPASAQQQAPNPACQRYRAELTSLSNNANVARALQGEISRLEAYYRTLNCEGGRFLFFDTRPPQCGAVEQRIRALNAGYGGENGEVVAARRRQLQAAVASSCGDLPTNPDGSPAGQYARGGAQVICVRTCDGAYFPMPNLPDGREGANEMCQALCPGTESAAYSMPHGDDALKHAATIQGRRSYASLPNAFKFQKAFVPNCSCKKEGQTWAQSLVKAESMLVRHKGDIFVTPMQAEALSRPKVRLTLVGRADKTAAGLAADAAGRTGAPGAEGSAADGAPATTASTDSAAADTKPAIRVIAPNVIAVPTRTGTP, encoded by the coding sequence ATGCCGCTGATCCGATCTCAGATTCGTCAGCTCGCCCGCACGCTCGCCGCCAGCGTCCTCGCCGCGCTGCTCGCGCCGCTGCCGGCGAGCGCGCAGCAGCAGGCCCCGAACCCGGCCTGCCAGCGCTATCGCGCCGAGCTGACGAGCCTGAGCAACAATGCGAACGTCGCCCGCGCACTGCAGGGTGAGATCTCCCGCCTCGAAGCCTATTACCGCACGCTCAATTGCGAGGGCGGCCGGTTCCTGTTCTTCGACACGCGGCCCCCGCAATGCGGCGCCGTCGAGCAGCGGATCCGCGCCCTGAACGCCGGCTACGGGGGCGAGAACGGCGAGGTGGTCGCCGCGCGCCGGCGCCAGCTCCAGGCGGCGGTGGCGAGTTCCTGCGGCGACCTGCCGACCAACCCCGACGGGTCGCCGGCCGGCCAGTACGCCCGGGGCGGCGCGCAGGTGATCTGCGTGCGCACCTGCGACGGCGCCTATTTCCCGATGCCGAACCTGCCGGACGGGCGCGAGGGCGCGAACGAGATGTGCCAGGCGCTCTGCCCCGGCACCGAATCCGCCGCCTACTCGATGCCGCACGGCGACGACGCCCTGAAGCACGCCGCCACCATCCAGGGCCGGCGCTCCTACGCCTCGCTGCCGAACGCCTTCAAGTTTCAGAAGGCCTTCGTGCCGAACTGCTCCTGCAAGAAGGAGGGGCAGACCTGGGCGCAATCCCTCGTGAAGGCCGAGAGCATGCTCGTGCGGCACAAGGGCGACATCTTCGTCACGCCGATGCAGGCCGAGGCGCTGTCCCGGCCGAAGGTGCGCCTGACGCTAGTCGGGCGCGCCGACAAGACCGCTGCCGGACTCGCGGCGGACGCGGCCGGCCGGACGGGGGCGCCGGGCGCGGAGGGGAGCGCCGCGGACGGCGCGCCGGCCACCACCGCCTCGACGGATTCAGCCGCCGCGGATACCAAGCCCGCCATCCGGGTGATCGCCCCCAACGTGATCGCGGTCCCGACCCGGACCGGCACGCCCTAG
- a CDS encoding OmpA family protein, giving the protein MRKTRLLLLTGTVLPGLLLAGPEVSRAADGILQLAQSGQPGPGEGGPRGGGEGGPRGGGEGPRGGPPGGGRPERAPAERAAPPAARERPERPERPERPEPRPERAAPERPQPRQERPERQERQERPEPREAPAQRERAPERTPERAPAERAAPPAQRERAPERPAAPTERRQERNEERRETPEPGRRAPGAEPPAQRTPGQPPAAVPNAQPGTPGRPVQPNAAPDAPAQPGGRREGGPGAAPNAQPGVPGRPVQPGNPSPAPGQPSAPPGGPGAAPNAQPGVPGRPVQPQGVAPGQPGTPPPSAQPPAPNAQPGVPGRPVQPGQPGAAPPDGAQNRGAPATAPNAQPGLPGRPVPPQGVAPDQPGGARLDERDRDRDRDRRDSFNQPGRPGYVPGGFRQEDEDVRDYERIRRDRREFNEGGRTYIREPGRIIVRDRDGYFIRHDENERFRDLDRGRYRSERRGSETVTYLDRPGGEQIVTVVDDDGRLLRRSRRFRDGREVVIIDNAFGGRPRPIYEDVVVLPPPDIRIPRERYVVDYEGADERSVYEALTAPPVVPIEGRYTLDQVRYSPQLRARMRSVDIDTINFDTGSFTVTPDQAARLSTIAQAINQAIRNNPQEVFLIEGYTDAVGADVDNLSLSDRRAQSVATVLTQQFQVPPENLTTQGYGEQYLKVNTQGASRENRRVTVRRITPLIQQGQAQGEPPR; this is encoded by the coding sequence ATGCGGAAGACCCGACTCCTGCTCCTGACCGGCACCGTTCTGCCCGGCCTGCTCCTGGCGGGTCCGGAGGTCTCGCGGGCGGCGGACGGGATCCTGCAACTCGCCCAGAGCGGCCAGCCCGGGCCCGGCGAGGGCGGGCCGCGCGGCGGCGGAGAGGGTGGTCCCCGCGGCGGCGGCGAGGGTCCGCGGGGTGGTCCGCCCGGCGGCGGCCGCCCCGAGCGCGCCCCGGCGGAACGCGCCGCCCCGCCCGCCGCGCGCGAGCGGCCCGAGCGTCCGGAACGACCCGAGCGGCCCGAGCCCCGGCCGGAGCGTGCGGCGCCGGAGCGGCCGCAGCCGCGCCAGGAACGTCCTGAGCGTCAGGAACGCCAAGAGCGGCCCGAGCCGCGGGAGGCGCCTGCCCAGCGCGAGCGCGCGCCCGAGAGGACGCCGGAGCGGGCCCCCGCCGAGCGCGCCGCGCCGCCAGCCCAGCGCGAGCGCGCACCGGAGCGCCCCGCCGCGCCGACCGAGCGCCGCCAGGAGCGCAACGAGGAGCGCCGCGAAACGCCCGAGCCCGGACGCCGCGCGCCGGGTGCCGAGCCGCCGGCCCAGCGCACGCCCGGCCAACCGCCGGCGGCCGTGCCGAACGCGCAGCCCGGAACGCCCGGCCGACCGGTCCAGCCGAACGCGGCACCGGACGCCCCGGCGCAGCCGGGCGGACGCCGCGAGGGCGGTCCCGGCGCCGCCCCGAACGCCCAGCCCGGCGTGCCGGGACGACCCGTCCAGCCCGGGAATCCGTCCCCAGCGCCCGGCCAACCGTCCGCGCCGCCCGGCGGCCCCGGCGCCGCCCCGAATGCCCAGCCCGGCGTGCCGGGTCGGCCGGTCCAACCGCAGGGCGTGGCGCCCGGCCAGCCCGGCACCCCGCCTCCCAGCGCGCAGCCGCCCGCCCCCAACGCCCAGCCGGGCGTGCCGGGGCGTCCCGTGCAGCCCGGTCAGCCCGGTGCCGCGCCGCCGGACGGCGCGCAGAATCGCGGCGCACCCGCCACCGCGCCGAACGCCCAGCCCGGTCTGCCGGGCCGCCCGGTCCCGCCGCAGGGTGTGGCGCCCGACCAGCCCGGCGGCGCCCGCCTCGACGAGCGCGACCGCGACCGCGACCGCGACCGGCGCGACAGCTTCAACCAGCCGGGCCGCCCCGGCTACGTGCCGGGCGGCTTCCGCCAGGAGGACGAGGACGTCCGCGATTACGAGCGCATCCGGCGAGACCGGCGCGAGTTCAACGAGGGCGGGCGCACCTACATCCGCGAGCCCGGCCGCATCATCGTGCGCGACCGCGACGGCTACTTCATCCGCCACGACGAGAACGAGCGCTTCCGCGATCTCGACCGCGGCCGCTACCGCAGCGAGCGGCGCGGCAGCGAGACCGTGACCTACCTCGACCGGCCGGGCGGCGAGCAGATCGTCACGGTGGTCGACGACGACGGGCGGCTCCTGCGCCGCTCCCGCCGCTTCCGCGACGGGCGCGAGGTGGTGATCATCGACAATGCCTTCGGCGGGCGCCCGCGCCCGATCTACGAGGACGTCGTCGTGCTGCCGCCGCCGGACATCCGCATCCCCCGCGAGCGCTACGTGGTGGATTACGAGGGCGCGGACGAGCGATCTGTCTACGAGGCCCTGACCGCGCCGCCGGTGGTGCCGATCGAGGGGCGCTACACGCTCGATCAGGTGCGCTACAGCCCGCAATTGCGTGCCCGCATGCGCAGCGTCGACATCGACACGATCAACTTCGACACCGGCTCGTTCACGGTGACGCCGGACCAGGCGGCGCGCCTCTCCACGATCGCGCAGGCGATCAACCAGGCGATCCGCAACAACCCGCAGGAGGTGTTCCTGATCGAGGGCTACACCGACGCAGTCGGGGCCGACGTCGACAACCTGTCCCTGTCGGACCGCCGGGCGCAATCGGTGGCGACCGTGCTGACCCAGCAATTCCAGGTGCCGCCGGAGAACCTGACCACGCAGGGCTACGGCGAGCAGTACCTGAAGGTGAACACGCAAGGGGCCTCTCGGGAGAACCGGCGCGTGACCGTCCGGCGGATCACGCCGCTGATCCAGCAGGGTCAGGCCCAGGGCGAGCCCCCGCGCTGA
- a CDS encoding MFS transporter encodes MSEPDDRLIEAGTPVFRRTTVALAAAGFSTFAVLYGVQPLLPVYADDFHVSPAESSLALSLPCATLAIALLIVSPLSEVWGRKPVMTISLFASAILTIVACLVPSWHGFLILRALTGLTASGLPAVAMAYLSEEMHGRAIGLSMGLLIGGNALGGMVGRLIAGVIADFGSWRLGLGTIGVLALIAAITFWRALPESRHFTPHRMRWGEVPGTFAQHFRDAGLPWLFSEAFLLMGGFVCVYNYIGFRLLDPPFSLSQAAIGAIFVVYLAGTASSAVTGEIASRLGRRKVLWLAITFALVGILMTLSDNLAVIIAGIAVVTIGFFGAHSVASSWIGRRALRDRAQASSVYLSLYYLGSSVLGTAGGWFFAHAGWPGVVAYVGGLYGIALAVALRLSRLPPLQRPAG; translated from the coding sequence ATGTCGGAGCCGGACGACCGGTTGATCGAGGCCGGGACGCCGGTCTTCCGGCGCACCACCGTGGCGCTGGCCGCCGCCGGGTTCTCGACCTTCGCCGTCCTCTACGGGGTGCAGCCCCTGCTGCCGGTATACGCGGATGATTTCCACGTCTCGCCCGCCGAGAGCAGCCTCGCCCTCTCACTCCCCTGCGCGACGCTCGCCATCGCCCTCCTCATCGTCAGCCCGCTGTCCGAGGTCTGGGGGCGCAAGCCCGTGATGACGATCTCGTTGTTCGCCTCGGCGATCCTCACCATCGTCGCCTGCCTCGTGCCGAGCTGGCACGGATTCCTCATCCTGCGGGCGCTCACCGGCCTCACCGCGAGCGGCCTGCCGGCCGTCGCGATGGCGTATCTGAGCGAGGAGATGCACGGCCGGGCGATCGGGCTGTCGATGGGGCTGCTCATCGGCGGCAACGCCCTCGGGGGCATGGTCGGGCGGCTGATCGCGGGCGTCATCGCCGATTTCGGCTCCTGGCGGCTCGGCCTCGGAACGATCGGCGTGCTGGCGCTCATCGCCGCCATCACCTTCTGGCGGGCGCTCCCCGAATCGCGCCACTTCACGCCCCACCGGATGCGGTGGGGCGAGGTGCCCGGGACCTTCGCCCAGCATTTCCGGGATGCCGGCCTGCCGTGGCTGTTCTCGGAAGCCTTCCTGCTGATGGGCGGCTTCGTCTGCGTCTATAATTACATCGGCTTCCGGCTGCTCGACCCGCCCTTCTCCCTGAGCCAGGCGGCGATCGGCGCGATCTTCGTCGTGTATCTCGCAGGCACGGCGAGTTCGGCCGTGACGGGCGAGATCGCGAGCCGGCTCGGCCGGCGCAAGGTGCTGTGGCTCGCCATCACCTTCGCTCTCGTCGGCATCCTGATGACGCTCTCGGACAACCTCGCCGTCATCATCGCCGGCATCGCCGTCGTCACGATCGGCTTCTTCGGCGCGCATTCGGTGGCGAGCAGCTGGATCGGCCGGCGCGCGCTGCGCGACCGGGCGCAGGCCTCCTCGGTCTATCTCAGCCTCTACTATCTCGGCTCGTCGGTGCTCGGCACGGCCGGCGGCTGGTTCTTCGCCCATGCCGGCTGGCCGGGCGTCGTCGCGTATGTGGGCGGCCTCTACGGGATCGCCCTCGCCGTCGCCCTGCGCCTCTCGCGGCTGCCGCCGCTGCAGAGGCCGGCCGGGTGA
- a CDS encoding hemolysin family protein → MLELAVAVALIALNGVFALSELAVVSSRKSRLRSMVEERRRGAHAALALAEEPGRFLSTVQIGITLVGILSGAVSGAALGERLTGILVDAGLAKGWADTIGYGLVIGIITYLSVIIGELVPKHLALRDPEGVACLVSPSMRLVSRVAKPAVWLLDASTRAVFRLIGQETESASAVTEEEIRHLVAEAETAGVIETGERKMIAGVLRLGDRAVRGVMTPRTDVDWIDLHRDDDEIRAAILASPHSRLPVAEGGADNMIGVVQVRDLVKPLMAGEGIDLRRHVRRAPVLPDTLDALDALNALQAAEVPMALVHDEYGHFDGLVTPADILDAIAGAFHSEDPEPEAVQRADGSWLIAGWMPVDEMADQLGIRLEASRDYETAAGLVIERLQRLPETGETCDISGWRFEVVDLDGRRVDKILVTRLTEDASAA, encoded by the coding sequence GTGCTCGAGCTTGCCGTCGCCGTTGCCCTCATCGCCCTCAACGGCGTGTTCGCCCTCTCCGAACTCGCCGTCGTCTCGTCCCGCAAGAGCCGCCTGCGCTCGATGGTCGAAGAGCGCCGCCGCGGCGCCCACGCCGCCCTCGCGCTCGCGGAGGAGCCGGGACGCTTCCTCTCCACCGTCCAGATCGGCATCACCCTGGTCGGCATCCTGTCCGGCGCCGTCTCGGGCGCGGCCCTCGGCGAGCGGCTGACCGGCATTCTGGTCGATGCGGGCCTCGCCAAGGGCTGGGCCGACACGATCGGCTACGGCCTCGTCATCGGGATCATCACCTACCTGTCGGTGATCATCGGCGAACTCGTGCCGAAGCACCTCGCCCTGCGCGATCCCGAGGGCGTCGCCTGCCTCGTCAGCCCGTCGATGCGCCTCGTCTCGCGGGTGGCCAAGCCCGCGGTCTGGCTGCTCGATGCCTCGACACGGGCGGTGTTCCGCCTGATCGGCCAGGAGACCGAGAGCGCGAGCGCCGTCACCGAGGAAGAGATCCGCCACCTCGTCGCCGAGGCCGAGACCGCGGGCGTGATCGAGACCGGCGAGCGCAAGATGATCGCGGGCGTGCTCCGCCTCGGCGACCGGGCGGTGCGCGGCGTGATGACCCCGCGCACCGACGTCGACTGGATCGACCTTCACCGCGACGACGACGAGATCCGCGCCGCGATCCTGGCGAGCCCGCATTCGCGCCTGCCGGTGGCGGAGGGCGGGGCCGACAACATGATCGGCGTGGTGCAGGTGCGCGACCTCGTGAAGCCGCTGATGGCGGGCGAGGGCATCGACCTGCGCCGTCACGTCCGGCGCGCGCCGGTCCTGCCCGACACCCTCGACGCACTCGACGCGCTGAACGCCCTGCAGGCGGCCGAGGTGCCGATGGCCCTCGTCCACGACGAGTACGGCCATTTCGATGGGCTGGTGACGCCGGCCGACATCCTCGACGCCATCGCGGGGGCCTTCCACTCCGAGGATCCGGAGCCGGAGGCGGTGCAGCGCGCGGACGGGTCCTGGCTGATCGCCGGCTGGATGCCGGTCGACGAGATGGCCGACCAGCTCGGCATCAGGCTCGAAGCCTCCCGCGACTACGAGACCGCGGCCGGCCTCGTCATCGAGCGCCTGCAGCGTCTGCCCGAGACGGGCGAGACCTGCGACATCTCGGGGTGGCGCTTCGAGGTGGTGGATCTCGATGGGCGGCGCGTCGACAAGATCCTGGTGACCCGCCTGACGGAGGACGCCTCGGCGGCCTGA